A stretch of DNA from Pirellulales bacterium:
GGTGTATTCCTCGACCAGCTCCGGCTTGCCGCCGGGCGTTTTGGGCCATTCATAGGCCGCATAGCGCACCGGCACCACCAACTCGTCATCGACGAAGATCTGCGCCAGGTGGAAACGGAAGTTGCGACGTGGCACGGGATGCTTGACCTCGATGCACGTGCAACTCCGGCCGTTGATTTTCGTGTTCGGGCGGAAGACCACTTCGCACTCGCCGTATTGCGTGTCGGCCCGGCCGATCGCGATCAGCTTCTCGGTCAGGTTGAGCATGCCGATCTCGGTCACCGGGTAGCGGTTGTCGCGCATCGCGACCCAGCCGTTGGGGTCCAGCTCCAAGGTGCCCAGGACGCGATTCTTGTAGCCGGTGCCGTGGGCCACGAGCTTGTTCTCGTTGCGGCCGGTCACGAAGATCGCTTCCTGCCCCTTGAGCGCCGAAGGCGCACGGAAATACGTGTAGACGCTGAACGGCCGGTGCCGCACTTTGATGAACAGGTATTGATAGTCCTTCAGCTCGCCGTCGATCCGCTCGCGCTTCACGAATTCGCACTGATAGTCTTCGATCGCC
This window harbors:
- a CDS encoding DUF1571 domain-containing protein codes for the protein MFAAGTLAQTAAAQQPQPTLYPQPQQPSVYSANGAGLLSPRLAQKPEQPPLQVATPNPLVANRLSLRSVIEAGPAAPGEHPLMPALRWAESNVEHIRAIEDYQCEFVKRERIDGELKDYQYLFIKVRHRPFSVYTYFRAPSALKGQEAIFVTGRNENKLVAHGTGYKNRVLGTLELDPNGWVAMRDNRYPVTEIGMLNLTEKLIAIGRADTQYGECEVVFRPNTKINGRSCTCIEVKHPVPRRNFRFHLAQIFVDDELVVPVRYAAYEWPKTPGGKPELVEEYTYLNLKLNNGFTDSDFDPANGSYGYPQ